The genomic segment GGGGCCACCGCCACCTCACTCATCCTCCATCCAATCGCACTCTGTACCATTTACAGCTCGGTGGCGACAGCATGCATGCTTGGAGCAGTTGTAcatatgatttgattttcacTTCTCAGCCCTTTTTTGACTACTGAACAGAACGCGTGCACCGGCGATCCGAGCTCCGTCCTTTCTTCCGCCACTTGTTCCTCTGCCGTGTCTCCACGTGGCTCCCATGTACGAGGTGGACCACACGCTTTCTCCCTGTGGTGACTCCCAGTGGAATGTAATCTTTATCTTCGTTTATGCTTACATCTCTTTCAACAAAGCGGTGCGTTCGTTCCTCGCCGTTGATTGCCATTGAATCCCAGCGGCTTCTGACTTTGGCCGACAGCGAAACCAACGTATGACAGCAGGCCACGTCATTGAAGCCTCGCCTTCGGGCACGTGTCACCAGCCCAGTTCATGGCTGCAGCTCTTGTGTGCTGGCACGTGTCTTTAAAACCTCTGGCACTCCCCAAAAGTTGGGGGACAAATCAAAATTAGAGTATTTTTGGATtcctagaaaaataaaatgaaaatctcAACACAGAATTCTCATCTAatggatataatatatatatatataaacataaatatgtgcttcaaattcaaaattaacgGGGAAAGAAGAACATATTTATTGATCAGTACAATGCACCTTGAGCAGAAATGTTAAGTCAGTGCCTGTGCGAATCTCTCCAGGTATAGCAACTTCATTGTTCAGTGAACAAATTAATTCCCACCTTCTGGGTATACTACTGCAGTACTCGCAGTGGCCCCTATACGTACATACATAATTTCATGTTGGATGGATGCATAACAAGTTGCAGGGAAATTTAATTCTTCCTTTTCGGACCTGTCGCAAGAACGCCAGAGCGACCGTCGGTATTTTTACAGAATTTTTATACAGAAAATACTAACATTTATGTAGGGGAGAATCCAAAAATCTATATAGAGGGAGGCTGATATTTTTTTGGAGTGTAGAGCTGCATATCATAAATTTTGGATTgtgctgtaatttttttttacttaattattattaaaaaatatttttttacattaaaaaaataattttaattatttttttttacaataaaaattaattttaatagtgGAGTAGTTCAGTCCAGAACATTTCACACGTGAATTTGCCACTGCATTTATGGTGGGCAAGCCTCAAAAAAGAATACTAATTAGGGGAAATTGTCCATTCTTGCAGTTTCATTTGGGGCTGTCTTTTGATAGGAAGATTCTGAATAGGGAGATTGGGATATGGTCTTCAGACTTTAGGACACAGCACGTAGAGGGAGCCATCTATCTATCTCAATCCACTTTGAATTATGGAAGGCCGCTTTTATTTCCATTATTGAGGGTTTCCAGGGCTGATAACAACATCTCCATTGGAAGAAGAGTTTCTCATCTCAAGTACTgctattattatatattctaaTTCCAGCTTTTCTAAGCCTAGATAGCTACAAGTCAATGCGTGCAAAAGTTGGAATCCAATTTGGATGTCAATTTCTCCAGGCTATAGCTACCTAAGATCATCaaccttattttcataaaatttcagatatatatatatatatatcttgcttACTTGGGTGTTTATATAAGATTAGAGAgaaagctagctagctagctacttgctatcaaaatatttattgactttctttaaatatattgataaagTAATTGAGgagaatattataatttctttgGTTATTGAAAAAGAGAGGGAGTTGAGGAATGTGCAAAGACTGTCAAAAGTGGGTTACACACAAAACACTACTGAGATGTCTTATACTTTGTTTGCAATGGAAAGGAATTTGATCAGCACCAAATGCAGCCTCCATCTGCACTAGGCAGTGGAGCGCCCAGCTATATTAACACAGTGATgctatatgtgtatatatatatagaatctacatacgtgtatatatatgaatggaAAAGCTGATGTTaattgctgctgctgctgcttcttcttcttcttcttcttttgagaACCCTACTTTTGGGCAGAACGAATCACATTCCTTCTCCCATGCCTGTCACTGTCAATCTTTGATGGGCATAATTCGCATGCAATTAATTGTGCAACAGTAAGGATACTATGGCATGGACAATATAAATTGGACCAGTAATGTCTTATACTGTACATGCATGAGGTCGTTAGTTTAAGGGTTGTTTGTGGATCGGTTGGTTCTCATTGTATATACATTCAGACATGATAATctaattcaattattcaacttcatatatatttgagttaaaaaaacaaatttaaaactgAACTATATaagttagaaataaaaaaaagaactcaaacttaattaatttgattaattaccCATCCATCCTGACACGTCTTGCCGCCTTTATTTACTTGGATATTGAAAGAATTGTTGATGGAACgcctaaacatatatatatgccttaTAAAAAAGAggactttttaattttcttgaataaTGTTGAAGTGACAACGGCGTCATgagtattttaattaaaaattaatgcaggaattaagataatttaatggtacttaaattaattaataatcaaggAAGAAAATACTTTTAGCTAGGTTTCTTAATTAATTGTGGATGACTTGGATATGAAGGAGACGTAGAGTGTTTAATAACATTGCATGGTCGacgattttattataatatatatatatatagtaattaaGATGGTGGGGGGAATTGAGAGGAAATGTGCAAAGAACATATATCGTCCCGTCCCATCCCATCCAAGAaggaagataattaattaatacatgtgaagaagagaaaattgggaTGGACTTGCAAATTGTCAATGGCTTAACCTCAAAATGTGGATTTAAGAAGGCATTTGATGGCGATGTATAACGTACGTACTACGTTAACAACTTAAAGGTTGGATCTGATTCTGCAAATCTTGCAACGATTTTGTTGTACCTCTATACTATACACTATATATATAGCTGCGCATCATGCAGCAgcagcatatatataattaatcaatatatatatatataattctttttccatGCGTGCTTCTTTTAAAGGTCAATGGTGTTAAATCTGCAACAGTTTCGTTTAGTTTATGTATGAtcattataattattatcatGCGTCAGGTAAAGAGGCGCTCCTTCTTGTCGCTTCAAAACGGCGGCCCTTCCCACCACTACGTACTGTGCTAGTTAGTTCAACACTCAACAGTACTGGGGATGACACTTTTTGTTGTCATCCATTCCATCCACCACCAGGCACCAGGGCATTGTATTGCATTGCATTGTGGAAGGTATTTATTTAAAACAGGAATTCATTCACCCGGTGATGGAAGATCCAATTACACAAGACAAACTGTAAAAGGTTTTGAGTTAGGTATTGTACTGAGGCCATTAATTGAACATATGTTTTACATTCATtacaaacttttattttatcataCAAATGGTACCATGCACCATGCGCTGTGCAAAACATGCACATTGAACCTGCAACTGCAGTCTCTGCTTGATTGAAGTCGTCTTTctccccccccctttttttctttttttaatttaatgggttaatttaaatattttagggTCTGGGTGGGTGTGTGACAAAAACTCTATACCTGCCTTTCATACACCGGCCCCTTTAGCCGGTTCAAAGGGATTGACATAATTCTTAATTTGATTTCCCCAATTTAGATTTGGAAAGTTTGCATTTTAGCTTTGAACTTCTCTCATGAATTATCAAAGCATTGATGTCTATAAATTATTACATGCAATTAGGTCAGTGATATTGAGAGTTTTGTATAAACTATATGTTGTGAAAACtcacatattaaaaataattgttattaaGTATGGTCAATTAAAAGTCTATGTACCCTTGTATGACTTTTTTGCTTCAATTAAtatggaatttaaaatttttactctCTGATatcttatttgaaattaatactCATTATTTATTGACATTCTAATCTTAGGGATTGAATGACTTATTTTGATTTGACCACATCTTGGTACCTATTAATTAGCTACAATATCACTCGCAATGATAATATAGAAATGACATATTTAAGTTATTATCTAATATCATTTCATTACATACACATGatttaaacataattaattattaaatatgataaacttaagatattatatatttataagacACTCATCTTCGAGAGCGACGTAAAATGTGACACATTAATGTGTTAAGATTCACACTCTTGCCTTGCCCATatatagggaaaaaaaaaagaagaaaaatacttaaaaatacaatagAAAAGGAAACACTATACTTATAATAgtaatatgattaaaaataagacaGAAATTATACCTGATACTCAAacttatatgtaaaaaatacatgcaatatgattaaaaatgttgATTATTTTTCCAACTTAAGTATAGTTTAGAGGCATTAGTAATCAGtcaacaaagaagaaaattctcaaacatttgGTGTCACATTTGGGTTGGAACATGACACTTTAACTAAACAAATGTTGTAAATTAAGAAAGCTGGATATATACATACcatggtttttgtttttcgaTCTTGTGTTTTCCCATAGTTGTAAACCTTACTCCCTAatcatatatgtatatcaaTATACATCAAATTCGTTTTCTTGTGTATTTTTTCATACACAAATCAAGCAAAAATCCagatcaaattaatatatagttAATACCCCCTTTCTAATAACTTAAGAATCTAAACAAATTAGTGATTAAGAATTAAATagcaagttatatatatatataatgcactaaccaaccaaccaaccctCCCTGGAATGGTGAAGCTCCCTTTCTATGCAattgggaaaaaagaaaaatgtttttgggTTTTCCTCTTTCCCTATTTAGAAGTGAGAAAATCAatcacaaataaaagaaaaatgttttttttggtggaatttttgcctcaaaataaaaggagaaaaaatcAGATTacattagataaatttatcccaACCAAAACACTTCccttattaataatattaaatataaatatttttgtaatgtGTCGAAACAAGTGTGAAGTtataagtttgaatttttttacgTCACTTAATATGGGTTTAGCCGAGTTGAGTGAGAAGACTATTTTTTCAAGTCAGCCCTTCACCTCGGACAAGTTTAGCCTAGCTAGCACAATCTATGTATATGAGTTGGGCTGCCATATATGTCACAGTGActagtttatttaaatttaaatttttttattattttatataaaaaataataaatgtatatatacgCTAAGTTATagcttaatatatttatttatagatacaaaattaaagaatatatatttaatttttgaatgggCAACTTACACAGCCAATCTCGAGACcaattgtatttaaaatatttgttatttgtaTTGTATAAAATATCGATAtcaataaatatcataaaatttgatttgatatccAAACATTGACAGTGGttaagaagaagaattagaTGTCAAATTGATATTTTCAATCAGTGTGTGTCCGTGTGCGTATGTGGCATAAATTGGGAAGCAAAGCAAGACAGAGAGGCAGAGGAGAGCCAGATGGCCCCCCTCTATAGTTAGTAACGCCTATGACCTCGCAGCTCATGCATTCCCATTTCTTCCGTTTCCCCATTTAAGCCCCCTCCTCCCCCACCTTCTgcttctccatctccatctccatctccatcatCTTCCTCTGCTACTGCAATTAATTCACCAAAATCCAATTCCCCCCTTCTGCTTCCTAGCAGCCATGGTGGTCTTGTCCCGCCCAGTAGTCGATGATTTCTCCCTCATCAAGACATGCAAACCGCCGCCCGCCCTGTTCGCTGGAATACCTGTAGTGGACCTTGCCGACCCCGCCGCCAAAACACGCATCGTCGAAGCGTGCAAAGAGTTCGGATTCTTTAAGCTCATCAACCATGGAGTCCCCACGGAGCTGATTTCCCGATTGGAAGCCGATGCCTTCAAGTTCTTCAGCCGGCCCCAGCCGGAGAAGGACAAGACCGGCCCTCCCAGCCCCTTGGGCTACGGCAACAGGAAAATCGGCCCCAATGGCGATGTCGGCTGGATCGAATACCTCCTCTTCTCCACCACCCCCGAATTCATCTCCCAGATTTCCCCCTCCATTTCCCCGGAAAACCCAGAAATTTTCAGGTCAGAATCCCGCTTATAAAACCACCCCTTATTCTGAATTTCATTCCTCCTTCACCCCGTAGTTAAATTTAACTCTCTCTGATTGTGCAGGCGTGTCGTGAAcgattacatcttgaatgtgagAGAGATGGTTTGCGAACTTCTGGAACTGGCGGCGGAGGGGCTGGAGATCGAGCCGAGGAATGTGTTTAGTCGACTGTTGAAGGACGAGAAGAGCGATTCCTTTTTCCGGTTGAACCACTATCCGCCATGCCCAGAGCTTCAAGCATTGAGTGGGAGAAACCTGATAGGGTTCGGAGAGCACACAGACCCTCAGATAATGTCGGCTCTGAGATCCAACAACACAGCAGGCCTGCAAATCTCTCTGAGAGATGGGACGTGGGTCTCCGTCCCCCCCGATCACCATTCCTTTTTCATCAATGTTGGTGACTCCCTCCAggtaaatcaaatcaaattcacTACCAATCTTATCGTCTTCAATAcatacacgtgtgtgtgtgtgtgtgtgttcatgGGTTGTTTTTTCTTAGGTCGCctctgttcttttcttttcttcaattgCCATTACTCTGTTTATATTCTAACTTAATatttctctccccctctctaGATATATATAGGATGCTTTAGTGTCACCCCACCGAGCATTACCTATTTTTGCCTGTTTTTGGTTTAGATGCTCATAAGACACGGGCCAATTGGCCCAATTCCAAGGTATATTAGCATATCAGTGCCTCATACTTCTTTCTAAGGTGCACTgcacttcttttgatttgacACGATGTCTTTTCATGTCATATTATAGCTCTATTTGTTGTTTTTACATTGCTTTTCTCTGTTTTTACACCaacattcttttgtttttgcatCCTCCCTCCTTGGCACCAGTACCCAAAGGGTGCCTTTGACTTATACTCCTTTACAAACAGGATAAtatacttattatatatattgtttaaaatGGGAGCGTAGTTTGAGGAGTTGCTTGTTATCCTGATGTGGGTTTTTTGGGGTGGGTGCAGGTGATGACCAATGGGAGATTTAGGAGTGTGAAGCACAGAGCATTGGCTGACAGCCTGAAACATAGGGTCTCAATGATCTACTTTGGGGGGCCACCTATGAGTGAAAAGATTGCCCCTTTGGATGCATTgatggaagaaggagaagagaggcTGTACAAGGAGTTCACGTGGTGTGAATACAAGGCTTCTGCTTACAAGTCAAGGCTGGCTGACAACAGGCTTGGCAGCTTCGAGATTCAGAAGAAAAACAACtagtagaagaagaagcagacGCAAGTTCAGAAAAGAAAAAGCTAAAGGAGCCTCCTGTTTAGGAACAATATATTTTTAGGGGTTTGTCAAATCTGAAACATAGGCCTCTCTCAGAAAGGTTGACCCAGTTTGCCATAGATAGCAaaggatttatatatatatatatatagtagctttctttctttcttctggtTTTATTTTATCATCACCCCACCACCTCTTTCTTTGCTTTTTTCTGCTTTTAATTGTAACTACCCTTCTGCCATTAATGCAAAGCTATCTTCATCATGTCATCATTCTTGCTTCTTCACATGTGCCTTGTCAAAAtactgtatttatttatataaattaattaaaattgttataatagaaataaacaaggaaaaaaatatgtttaggaaaaatgaaaatgaaaatggatatgaatatgaatatgaatGGATATCCACATCATGGTCTCTGGAAAGTCTCAAAGAAGATTCTCAGACAGTGGGAAAGGACCCTTGCCAGAGGTTGTCACTCTCAGCAAGAGTTTTGTTTGACCATCCAATTGCAGTTTAACTGTCTACACGGACCCTTCCCCTATTCCATAGTTTTCAACACTTTCCCAATTTATAATCCTTTTTTTCCCGCAAAATTTTCCGCCGGCTTGACTGTAGAATCTCTGTTTTCTTTCATGGTTTTCAGTTGCTAACTCATTTATGTCGGGTTGAAACTTCTCAGAATCTTGCTTCATGATTCGAGCTTTTCTCTGATCACGAGGCCAAGGCTCGGGCTTTAAAGTATACTCGGAGTTAGATTAGTCTTACACAACAACACGAAACTTTAACGCACAGAGTTTAAAAGACACATTTAAAGTGCCATTAAAAAGTCTAAATAATATTCTGTTCAGTTTTagatttcatttcaaattcatcgAACACTACCTATTTTTTAGTAGACCACCACCATTATAATTCTGACTAATAAATGGGTATTTTATAGGAGCCGCCGGAAAGTTTTCTGGGCTTGAAACAGTCAAAAGGCCCACTGCTACCATGATTAAACTATGATGAGAAAGTCTGAAAAAAAGCGAGTTTTCTTGAAGATTATTCAAACCCAATTAATTTTCTCAGTAAATCTTCCAGCCCCGAGAAAGCAGAATCATTGTTACTTTGATttgctttttgtttttattttttatttttaaatatccatttcACTTCAGTGGTTGCAAACCACAAGCCAAAGCCACTGGCTCTGGTTTTGCTTGGCTGACCAAGTCATTAAACAATGGACTTCTCCACAAAAACTGCAGGCGTAAAGGACTCTCCATTTGAATCATATTCAAAACACCCACAAACTGAGCTTTCAATTCCATTCTGGTGGGTTAAGAAATAGAAATTTTGCACGAAATTTTCGAACCCAATTAACCAATTTAATTATCCCAAATAAATAcccattaaatataaaattgttaCTGTCATATCAATATTCCGATACTAATTTTAGAGTACTTCTTATCAAGAAAATAGACTAATTGTACATTTGAATCCTTTCTTCTTAGGTATGTTCAGGTCAGATGCTTCCTTTCTACAATCTAGTTCCAGAAAGTACAGCTGACGTTTCAATTATAAAGACAGAATTAtgggataaattttttattatggaTGAATCTATTAAGAATACGCGGGTaactttgattattattatgtgtttaatttttgattACCTTAAATTAGAATTCTCACtaacaataatttaataatttttggtgtaaaattaaaatatttatatttcataCTAAGTAAAACCTTTTAATTAAAATCGGGTGAAATCGAATTTATATATCCCCGATTCAACTAAACCTA from the Diospyros lotus cultivar Yz01 unplaced genomic scaffold, ASM1463336v1 superscaf1, whole genome shotgun sequence genome contains:
- the LOC127793155 gene encoding uncharacterized protein LOC127793155, with protein sequence MVVLSRPVVDDFSLIKTCKPPPALFAGIPVVDLADPAAKTRIVEACKEFGFFKLINHGVPTELISRLEADAFKFFSRPQPEKDKTGPPSPLGYGNRKIGPNGDVGWIEYLLFSTTPEFISQISPSISPENPEIFRRVVNDYILNVREMVCELLELAAEGLEIEPRNVFSRLLKDEKSDSFFRLNHYPPCPELQALSGRNLIGFGEHTDPQIMSALRSNNTAGLQISLRDGTWVSVPPDHHSFFINVGDSLQVMTNGRFRSVKHRALADSLKHRVSMIYFGGPPMSEKIAPLDALMEEGEERLYKEFTWCEYKASAYKSRLADNRLGSFEIQKKNNYYLHHVIILASSHVPCQNTYSWKMVVLSQLALDQFSLIQTCQPTSVSKSFPAIDLANPGAKTQIVKACEEFGFFELVNHGVPPELMARMEADALRFFSSAQSEKEKVAPLGYGKIRIGPNGDMGWVEYLLLSTSSKIIDQISSPIFQGNPPFSQNALIGYLTAVKEVACEVLELIAEGLRMEPRNVFARLLREENSDCLLRLNHYPPCSELQELSGQNVVGFGEHTDPQIISVLRSNDTSGLEICLKDGTWVSVPPAHNSFFISVGDCLQVMTNGRLKSVRHRVSANSLKSRVSMIYFGGPKLSEKIGPYSCKVEEGEEKLYKEFTWTDYKKSAYSSRLGDNRLALFRSNK